A genomic segment from Chlorogloeopsis sp. ULAP01 encodes:
- the ftsH gene encoding ATP-dependent zinc metalloprotease FtsH, giving the protein MPVEKDGNLNTPNPHHFGGSLLILLFFLFLFHFFIAPGMRPSKTEVLYSQFLEDIKEGKVAKALVGENQIEYTRKTEQYQTQQNQPAPPEKVYVTTPIPNDQNLPKLLEDKNVEFGAIPPDRGNFLTTLLGWVIPPLIFVAIWGFILNRAQAGAGAALTVGQSKARIYSEGNNGVTFADVAGIDEAKEELQEIVEFLKNSAKYTRIGAKIPKGVLLIGAPGTGKTLLAKAVAGEAGVPFFSISGSEFIELFVGVGAARVRDLFQQAKKQAPCIVFIDELDALGKSRGGTGPVMGGNDEREQTLNQLLTEMDGFEANTGVIILAATNRPEVLDPALRRPGRFDRQIVVDRPDKKGREAILQVHVKAVKLAQDVDLGVIATRTPGFAGADLANLVNEAALLAARQNREAVTMASLKSAIERVIAGLQKKSRVLNEVEKRTVAYHEAGHAIVAALMPGAGKVEKISIVPRGMGALGYTLQLPEEDRFLMAEDEIRGRIATLLAGRSAEEIFIGKISTGASDDIQKATDLAERVVTLYGMSPKLGPVALEKVQQQFLDGFSNPRRSVSPMVAETIDQEVKDIIEGAHHIALRILETNRSLLEEMTQDLLHTEILEGQQLRRYLDQVQAPAELAVWLGTGQVLSVN; this is encoded by the coding sequence ATGCCCGTTGAAAAAGATGGCAACCTAAATACCCCTAATCCCCATCATTTTGGCGGTAGCCTGCTGATACTCCTCTTTTTCCTGTTTCTGTTCCACTTTTTCATTGCTCCGGGAATGCGTCCCTCAAAAACTGAAGTTCTCTACAGCCAATTCCTCGAAGATATAAAGGAAGGCAAAGTTGCCAAGGCTTTAGTGGGAGAAAACCAGATTGAGTACACTCGCAAGACAGAGCAGTATCAAACTCAGCAAAATCAGCCTGCTCCTCCAGAAAAAGTCTATGTCACCACACCCATCCCCAATGACCAGAACCTGCCAAAATTGCTCGAAGATAAAAATGTGGAGTTTGGAGCTATACCGCCGGATCGCGGCAACTTTTTGACTACCCTGTTAGGCTGGGTGATTCCCCCACTGATTTTCGTTGCTATTTGGGGCTTTATATTAAATCGTGCTCAAGCAGGAGCTGGAGCAGCCCTGACCGTAGGTCAAAGCAAAGCCCGTATTTATTCTGAGGGTAATAATGGGGTCACCTTTGCTGACGTAGCTGGAATTGACGAAGCTAAAGAAGAACTACAAGAAATAGTTGAATTTCTGAAAAACTCTGCCAAATATACTCGTATTGGAGCCAAAATTCCCAAGGGGGTATTGCTAATCGGCGCACCAGGAACAGGTAAAACCCTGTTAGCTAAGGCTGTAGCTGGGGAAGCGGGAGTACCCTTTTTTAGTATCTCTGGCTCCGAGTTCATTGAATTGTTTGTCGGTGTAGGTGCAGCGCGGGTGCGGGATTTGTTTCAACAAGCGAAAAAACAAGCCCCCTGCATAGTTTTTATAGATGAATTAGATGCTTTAGGTAAATCTCGCGGTGGAACAGGGCCTGTCATGGGAGGTAATGACGAGCGCGAACAAACTCTAAACCAGCTTTTAACTGAAATGGATGGGTTTGAAGCTAATACTGGGGTGATTATTCTGGCGGCAACTAATCGTCCGGAAGTGTTAGACCCAGCGCTACGCCGTCCTGGTCGCTTCGATCGCCAAATAGTCGTTGATCGTCCAGATAAAAAAGGGCGGGAGGCTATTCTTCAAGTACACGTCAAAGCAGTTAAATTAGCCCAAGATGTGGACTTAGGGGTGATTGCAACCCGCACACCGGGGTTTGCAGGTGCAGATTTAGCCAATTTGGTGAATGAAGCGGCACTATTGGCTGCTCGCCAGAATCGAGAAGCAGTAACAATGGCTTCATTAAAATCAGCCATTGAACGGGTGATTGCGGGTTTGCAGAAAAAGTCCCGCGTCCTCAATGAAGTGGAAAAAAGAACCGTCGCCTATCATGAAGCAGGTCATGCGATTGTGGCAGCCTTAATGCCTGGGGCTGGCAAAGTTGAAAAGATTTCTATTGTTCCTCGTGGCATGGGAGCTTTGGGTTACACCTTGCAACTACCAGAAGAAGACCGCTTTTTGATGGCAGAAGATGAAATTCGCGGTCGAATTGCTACACTGCTTGCGGGGCGTTCTGCTGAAGAGATTTTTATCGGTAAGATTTCCACCGGAGCCAGCGATGACATCCAAAAGGCGACAGATTTAGCTGAACGAGTAGTTACCCTCTATGGCATGAGTCCAAAATTGGGACCTGTTGCCCTAGAAAAAGTACAGCAGCAATTTTTGGATGGCTTTTCAAACCCACGTCGTTCTGTCAGTCCGATGGTAGCGGAAACAATTGACCAGGAAGTGAAAGACATTATAGAGGGGGCACACCATATCGCCTTACGCATTCTGGAAACAAATCGTTCTTTATTGGAGGAAATGACTCAAGATTTACTACATACAGAAATTCTGGAAGGCCAACAACTACGCCGTTATTTAGACCAGGTTCAAGCACCAGCAGAATTAGCAGTCTGGTTAGGCACAGGTCAAGTGTTATCTGTAAATTAG